A genomic window from Lotus japonicus ecotype B-129 chromosome 1, LjGifu_v1.2 includes:
- the LOC130734352 gene encoding uncharacterized protein LOC130734352, with product MTGHHALEMTKTVLEVADVAWSAVECGHHLRHHNSPATADQNCPSDQDSELLRSENRRLRNLLDQNLKLLHNLSESPSFLNNCPPDLHTRLVATVKSDEYLTRLKFLQQETAGGGNQFPFKEATEVDYRSADILINVDSKEPSWWVWVTDEMDPSNVEETSGIDDENYLVIGEEHVIEGVANFMARCIVSNPKALKLSPEELQKTLSKALCGTSKLEKILDIWSAGKMFYALSTWGLALAGLYQSRALLKVAAHGVHSGSKLALKCL from the exons ATGACTGGCCACCACGCCCTAGAGATGACCAAGACGGTGCTTGAGGTCGCCGACGTCGCGTGGTCCGCCGTCGAATGCGGCCATCACCTCCGCCACCACAATTCTCCCGCCACCGCCGACCAAAACTGCCCCTCCGACCAAGACTCAGAGCTGCTCCGATCCGAGAATCGACGCCTCAGAAATTTGCTTGACCAGAATCTGAAGCTGCTCCACAACCTATCTGAATCACCTTCCTTCCTCAACAATTGCCCTCCCGat TTGCACACTCGGTTAGTTGCGACAGTGAAGTCTGATGAGTACCTGACTCGGCTCAAGTTCCTACAACAGGAAACTGCGGGCGGAGGAAATCAATTTCCTTTTAAGGAGGCCACAG AGGTTGATTATCGTTCCGCTGACATTTTGATCAATGTTGACTCAAAAGAACCTAGTTGGTGGGTTTGGGTTACAGATGAGATGGATCCTAGTAATGTAGAGGAAACGAGTGGAATTGATGATGAGAATTACTTAGTCATCGGTGAGGAACATGTGATTGAAGGAGTTGCCAACTTTATGGCCAGATGCATTGTGTCAAACCCAAAAGCTTtg AAGTTGTCACCAGAGGAACTACAGAAAA CTCTATCAAAAGCATTGTGTGGTACAAGCAAACTGGAAAAGATTTTAGATATTTGGAGTGCTGGAAAGATGTTTTATGCTCTGTCTACCTGGGGACTTGCTTTGGCTGG GCTGTACCAAAGCCGTGCGTTGTTAAAAGTTGCCGCACATGGTGTTCATTCAGGCAGTAAACTCGCTCTCAAGTGTCTCTGA